CACCATCACCATCACCGTCAAGGCGATGCCCGAAGGGTTTCTGTCCACCCACCTGGTGGCCGGGGTCGAACCGGGCACCATCGTGCGGCTTGCCGCGCCGCAGGGGAATTTCGTACTGCCGGACCCGGCGCCGTCGGCCATCCTGTTCCTAACCGCGGGTTCGGGCATCACGCCGGTAATGTCGATGTTGCGAACGTTGGCCCGCCGCAACCAGATTGGTGACATCACCCACGTGCATTCGGCGCCCACCGAGTCCGATGTGCTGTTCGGCGCCGAACTGGCGGCGCTGGCCGAGCACAATCCCGGCTACCGGTTGTCGGTGCGCCAGACCCGCACCAGCGGCCGGCTCGATCTGACCCGACTGGACCAACAAGTGCCGGATTGGCGATCGCGCCAGACCTGGGCCTGCGGACCCGAGGGCATGCTCAACGCAGCCGAGAGGATGTGGTCGGCGGCGGGCATCGGCGATCAGCTGCATCTGGAGCGGTTCGCGGTCCCCAAGGCCGCCCCGGCGGGGGCCGGCGGGACGGTGACCTTTGCGCGCAGCGGCCGGAAGGTGGCCGCCGATGCCGCGACATCGGTGCTCGACGCGGGCGAGCAGACCGGCGTGCTGATGCCGTTCGGTTGCCGAATGGGTATATGTCAGTCATGCGTGGTCGAACTGGTTGACGGCCATGTGCGAGACCTGCGGACCGGTCACGAGCACGATCCCGGCTCCAGGGTGCAGACCTGCATCTCGGCGGCATCTGGCGATTGTGTGATCGACATCTAGAGTTACTGGTAGGTAACCTACGGAGTCGTAGC
The nucleotide sequence above comes from Mycobacterium vicinigordonae. Encoded proteins:
- a CDS encoding ferredoxin reductase; its protein translation is MSKKHVALTAKVVETQRPSVAGADKHPGWHALRTIAARITTPLLPDDYLRLANPLWSARELRGRIVEVCRETEDSATLVIKPGWGFSFDYQPGQYVGIGVLVDGRWRWRSYSLTSSPAAANAGSARTITITVKAMPEGFLSTHLVAGVEPGTIVRLAAPQGNFVLPDPAPSAILFLTAGSGITPVMSMLRTLARRNQIGDITHVHSAPTESDVLFGAELAALAEHNPGYRLSVRQTRTSGRLDLTRLDQQVPDWRSRQTWACGPEGMLNAAERMWSAAGIGDQLHLERFAVPKAAPAGAGGTVTFARSGRKVAADAATSVLDAGEQTGVLMPFGCRMGICQSCVVELVDGHVRDLRTGHEHDPGSRVQTCISAASGDCVIDI